The DNA window AACTTTTTTATgcactaaaatttttatattgtgtATCAAAATTTATATGCTTGATATTTTTgctgaatatatatataaaaaaaaggacaaaaattaagaaaaagataataataaagaaagatgagaaaaaaaaaagagaaggagaaaaagaaaggtgGCAGCGACTACGATGACTGACATCGAAAGAAGAAAcgtaaaaaaagataataaaaaaggaagaagaagtatcaatttgggttggtcgagtAGTCAGTTTACTCGTTCACTTAACTAAATGTTTAGATTCGAATCCTGCCTtatgcatgcagcaacccattgatCAGCAACAGACTCTGAAATAGAGCTCACATCCATACTTGATCCAAAATATATTTAGATGTCTAGTTTTATTGAATACTAAATACAGACAAAATATTATTGACACATGATGGAAGAagactaaagaaaaaaaacttttgGTCTTTATACTGTTTAATATCAATAAAGACTTTTTTTTTAAGGGTGCCTATGAACGTAATAAGAACAGTGGATTACGtataacatatttaaaaaaaataaaaaataaatattttttattaatattaatcaatatttttaattaatgatttaattttatactattaagaattaaattttaatatttaaattttaaaatttaatacttaaGTCTTAAAGTATAAAGATAATGTTAGCTAAATATTcacccaaaaaaaataatttttattaatatattttttatatttacattgaaattcaaacaaattattaaaataataatatgtaacatcaaattttgaatatttattatatattaattaatatataaaaagtcatatatatttttaagaaatatttataatttaatttgtactgAAATTGTGATTAAATTGATTATTCGACCTTTTTATTTCAAGTTGGTTGGATCAGATATGTTATAATAAGAGTATCTATATACTATGGATAAATTGATGTTCTTGCATTGGGTGTGTCTCCATCAGCTCCCATAAATATTGGGGCATTGAACACTTCATTGTCAACAACAAGTGATGgatatcatatcatatatacAGTGTATATATCTAAAGTAGAAGGCTTTCCTAATTTTATCTAAGTGGatattaaaagagaaatgtAAGTTACTCTCAACGAACTTTTTcaatatattaacaaaaatttacaataagcataacaaattaaagaaattggCGTGACTAAATAATACCTATGAAACAATTAGTAACATATTTAAACCACTCAATTGggatattaataaattaaagctTGATTAGTTAAAAAAGAGATACCGGTTAAAATAAtccttaataataaaaagttatatgCATATATACATAATTTAATCCTTACAAAGTAAACGTAATACACTAATAAAACATTTtagattagaatttaattttgagatCCTAACAATGTAATAATATTGGACTatattatgtatgtatatactaaaattagttattaaaattagttattagtatataaaatatatattaaaaataaattaaattatacatatatttatacataaatacattaagcgtttgtttttgaaaacagaataaaataagatattgaGAACAAGACATAAAAAACAgagatacaaaattttatatttttatatcttatttggtgataaattagaacaaattataaaaatctaatttattctcattttttttttattcaaaaaatttgagacgaaaaatataataataaaaaaatataattataagaaattaacaagaataatgaaagaaaaaatgaaaaataagttatgTCATTTGTTAGTGTCTCCGTGCCCTTCTTGTTAGGAtggacataaattaaaatacactaGTTCAGTGTCTGAACACATTGTCTCTGTCCATATATCTCTTCTGTCAAACACAATTTTATATCTCTGTCTCAATATCTTATATCTGTAAACAAGCACAGCCTTAGTGACTGATAATCATTTAATTACATCCGTTTTTGTATGACTATTTATGTAGACgatatagttaatataaaaaataattatttttattgatataatatttcataattaattatacatATAAACTAATTTACACTGACAagacattaaaataataaatcattattattattattattattattttatttatttactgttGGAGTAAgtagtaaataatttaaatagtaaGGAGTAAATGCAGCGTACACCAATATCAACTAACCACATAAAACCCCACCTGCTACTATTAACTTCCCTTCTCTCTTATTACCTTCAAaccattttatatttattccaTGCTTTTGTTCCCTTTCTCCACACAccacatttcttcttcttcttcttctacaacaAAAATGGAGACCAAAACAATTCATTTCTTTCTTCCATTGCTTGTTACATTTTGTTTCTTCTCACACAACATTGTAGTCCCTGTTATATCATCAACCACCACCTTTGAAGATAACAAGAACTACTACATTACTCCTACTCCAGATCCAAGTATAGGAACTCCTCCCTCATCAGgtttagttcttttttttttctctaacattctatctttaatttgtaatataaTGTTATATATAAAAGTTTTTGTTTATCTTATATCTATAAAATGTTAGAAAATGATAACAAGggtcatattttttttttgtcaaaattttttacaacatttttctctccattttagatattattataccatatgtatatattatatagtagTAACTAGTATACATTACTAGCTActcaaaaaaatcatgaaaataaaaatatagttctCCTCTGATGATGACTTCAGTTTTGTTAATGCATGAGACTGATTGAGAATATAACTACAGCTAAAaaggattaaaattttaatgtaatttatttaatgcattttgaattaacttatctttttattttattttatttaaagcttttctatttaattatatttaaccaGTGTCCTAGATTAGCACTGACTTGCAAAATAATCCCTGAAAAGTCTATCTTAGCAAAAGTTAGAGAAAAATCTTAAAGGACAATACTTTTTATCagtattagttaatttttgataaatattttatttttatattattattagaatttaatatttaatatttaaaatattaatataaaataataaattttattattaggtAATGTTTTTCTTTTGCAAATGCACGTGCAACAGTAATAACATACACCACCTCATATCTAACCCTACAAAGTTTGCTTCATGCCCTATCCGTAGTTTAATTACTAGTCTTGCTTTATGGCATAAATTGAGGGGTCTTCTGCCGAATTAGGCATTATTGCATTAACTAACATACTTTGCTTGGGCCTTAAActtgtaattaattaaaagtcGTAAGTGAGCTGCACGTTAAACTAGCTAGGTTATGCAGGATCATATAGAGCTCTGCAACTTGGCATTGCATTTATGCGATCGACAATGACACAAAAGAATGCTCTCTCTTTCTATGAGAGTCACAAATGTCATttccttaattaattatacaatTTCAAATGCTCATATATAGTGGCTTGGTTTGtcccaattttaaaaaattatatcattattaaaagaaaagttatttattttctactctTTTTTAATGCTAAAAGATAAATCTATTGCAGTTTATCATTTTCTTACACACTCTTAACAATAAGAAGGGTTGAAAGTGAATTTCCTCGGACTAATTTCAAGTTTGAAAAATTACACTTAGCTCATGAtttgtttattaataattaagcCTATTTGTAAAGTTTAAATTcgattcattaaaaaaattcatgaatTGGTTCGAACATTACAAACAGATTAAAATAACGTAAACATAATCTGTAATTTTATATAGTAATTATATATGTGTTTGTAATTCTTATAAcattgatattaaaaaataataaaattaaaatatattttcaatatTCTGTTGAGAAAATTTGCAATGGAGAACATCCATTCTGAACCAATGCTCGTTATTTTAGTACATTAGGGAGTACTCTAGGGAAATTCTGACTCCACCTCAAGCGGTTCAAACAAAAACTCACCTACCGGCCCTTGTTTGAATGGGGGTAATGAAGGTATTCATTTTATCATCAAAGAAGATATACTTTATTCCatttaaagagaaaagaaaaacgtAAAGCATATAAAGAGAAAGAAATGAAGAAcgagaagcatctcaattctcAATGGAAAACCAAGCTTTTGCGGTCACCATGTATCCGCGTCTGATTGCGGAGAAGATTCATGCATGGTATGTTTGGTGGTTAGAGTTTAGAAAGGAAATTATGGTCACAAAATTCTTTCATGAAGACACCACAAAGCCACAAGCCCATATGTTGGTAAAGCAGATACCATTTTAGACACCTTTAACAAAAGTcaaactattattattttaggaaGTTATTATTTTCATGCAATAACTTAAgtttttgaaatgttatttattttttaagatttattgAACATGAGGATACAACTATgctctttttcattttaaagggtttttttttttaccaaaataagTTAAAACAAATGCAAACCTTTTTAAGATATAttcagttattttttatttcattaactttttttgtttgttaaactatttattcaatattttttttcaataatttatagTACAgtattatgtaatatgtaatattccAAAATAggcaatatatataataacatgataattaattttttttttcttctaaataaaCTTTCAGCTTCTGGAGCAATCATCCAGGACTAATTTTCGGAGTTCTTGGATGGTGGGGAACTCTAGGAAATGCATTTGGTGTGACAAGTATTCCAGGGATGAGTTCTGGAATCACATTGCCACAAGCACTCTCCAACACAAGAAAAGATGGAATTGGAGCACTCCTTAGGGAAGGTACTGCTTCATACCTCAACTCTCTTGTCAACCACAAATTTCCATACACAACCTCCCAAGTCAGAGACCAATTTGCCGCCTCAATCACCTCCAACAAGGCGGCCGCCGCCCAGGCGCAGCTCTTCAAGATGGCCAACGAAGGCCGAACGAAGCCTAATTTCTAAAACAATTACAACGAGTTTCAGTAACTAAGTCTTATCCCATTAAATAGAGTCGAATTCTGAAGAGTTGTTGGTTCTTGTCttgtcttttgaaatagattaaatttgtttaattcGGTATGTCTGTTTAATTATTGAGTTATTTAAGTACATTTGATGTTTTGGATTTTGTGCTAGTTTGTTATTATGTCATTTAATTAAGGCTATCTACGAGTACTATTATCTTTTGAGATATGGACATCATATGTTTTTCAATTTAATGCaaggtttttttttattattatggttTCGGACTTTCGGTAGTATTTAATAAAGTTCATTTATTGTTACAATTGATAGTTCTAGCTAGCTATATATATTGACCTTGTCTTCATTCATAATAAGATCCAACTACTTCATAACATAGCAATCCCCCACAAATGAAACATTGTGTTATATGATGGACTGATTATCCCAGACAAAGATGCAGGAATAGGTCTACAATGAAGTGTCAATTAATTAATGATGGATCtatattgattttgaattgcTTTTTCAATCACTCatgatatttgtaatttttttcttctttacttttaattttatttttttgtaacgaGATATAGGacttgtaataataataataattaattgttacattatatttgatttaatagTTACAAAAAAGAGTCTatttattgtaaaataaaatacataaaaattatttctCATATATTTGACACTATAGAGCAAGGACCACATACATACATTATATGTTAAAGTTAAAAGCTTTGCATTGTTTCTTAGTGTgtagtgaagaagaaaaaaaaatgcatgCATGATGATAGTGTTCTATTTCTAACCATGAGGTAGAGTAGGGTACCCTATAATATCTAATTGGTGACCATTTAATTGTTCGGAAAAGGAAGGGGTACAAGGCTGTCGTTTGGTTCAGAACATTTATAAGGATAGCTACAACCTATAAAATCAAACCACCAATCCTTCcccctcaagaaaaagaaattaaactacACTATATTAGACTTAATTAATTAGTAGTGAATAAGAGATATATTAATGTTACAGCAACACACTAAGCAATAAGCATGCATGCACTGTATAACTTGacttatttaattatgtttaattatGGGCCTAACCAGTTCCCTGAGAAGTTGATACCAAATAAAGTTCATGGTATTGGCAATGATGTTGCTGAGGCATTATTTGATGAGATCATTATTCATATGTAAGGGTCAGGTTGGCCATGTTTACAACATTGGGAccaaaaagagagaagaaatatATATTGATGTGGCTATGGATATATGCAAGCTTTTCAATTTGGATCCACATACACGTGTCAACTTTGTGGACAATGACCAAAGGTAATGTAAGAGCAATAGAgatcttttttgtatttatttcaatgattcttatttttttttttttaaaaaaagatagaacTTTTGGAAAAGAAGACCTATATATAAATCATTGTTGCATTAGATTTGAGTCATGATTTTTGTTTCCATTAGTGATTTTTCAACATTTGTACTTCTCCAATTTTTGGGTTCTCTATAACCACTTGAATCCAATAGTTTtgtaatacttttttatttatgtcttgtaaaatttttcaaatgcaATCTTTGAAAGGGCTTATAAATCCATTGCATTAAAGTTCAGGTTCAAAATTAAATATGCTATTGAATAGacctacttttctttttttaattgttataaaaaaatactatttgcatattaaaatcaatcattaaaattaattataatatatttatatatagtttcAACTGATtggtttctaataataattatatgtgTTCATATATATACACTTAGAATTCAACTGATGATTTATgtactataaaatttaaaaataattttatgcgTCTTATATAGAAATTTTAGAAATAGTTCCCTCCAAAATGATGTActggtaataataataacttaataTCATCGTTGACTCTGTATCCCTAGCTCAAGAAGGAGAAATAAACTGCTGTTCCAACAGAGATGGCAAACACAATAGACACGGCGAATAATAACAAGACTCGACGGTACTGCTGAAAGAAGCGGACGAAGGCGGTGCAAACAGGAGTCATGGGTGGACATGAAAAACGGTGATGGAGACGCGATGATGCTAGTGGTTTGGAGGAGGCGGACACAAGGATCACAAAGGCTCAGGATGTGAGAGACGGTGGCGAGACACGATGGCGCTGGTAGAGGAGGCGGACACAGGGGCAATGGAACGTGATCACGGAGGCTAAGGACGCGAGAGACAGTAAGGAGATAAATGAAGAAGTAAAAGACAGAAGGGATGTGACGGTGTTGGTGAATGGTGGTGAACGACAGTGGTGAGAAAAATTAATTTGCAATTTGTgtttcaatttatatttaaaaaaaaaaaaaactaatttgccacataaatcacttttttgagtaatttaaaaaatcagaCATATGTCTCTCTACTTTAATAATTAGGATTAAGTACGATTTTTATCCTTAAGGTATAGGttgacaaatttttttgtttccaactttttttgcatacaaaatcgtccctaaggtttaaaactaagttttaaaatcgtcatttttacataaatattaaaattttggaccAAGTtaccataacaaaaaaattataaaataaaacaaaagagaaaaagagtgtTTTTGCTCATGCGAAAGgggaaaggaagaaaaagaaaggggaagggtagaaaaagaagaagctgtcTACGATCCATCTCTGTTTTCACTTCCGCTGCCATCTCCATACAATTTTGGTCCCTAAGATACGGACTattttaaaaccaagttaaacCTTAGGAACGATTTTGCatgcaaaaaaatatttgaaacgAAAAAAATTTTCGCCCTATACTTTAGGACCTATTGAAGGTGCGCAAGGGGAGTGTGAGAACAGAGTAGAAGTGGAAACAGAGAGAAGAAATGAGAGTTCTTGGTTTCTCAGTATACTGAATGATGAACTGCACTTTACACTGTTACAACAatcagatatatatatattgttcatCTAACCAAATGAGTTAGAATAATTAGGCGCTAACCAAAATTCTATTATATACTACTTATCTAACTAACTTGTTGCTACAACTAATAAATCAATTAACTAATTGCTAAGCTAGTACATAAGTAACACCCTTCTTCAAGTTAGGAGTGTGTAAGTTGACCAGTTCTAACATGCCAAAGAATGTAAAGAACATGGACGAAGGCAGCGGTTTGGTCAGGATATCCACAACCTGTTCAGTGATAGAGATGGGAAGAAGATGAATAAGACCTTCTTGGAACTTGTCGCATACAATGTGGCAATCGGCCTCTATGTGCTTCGTGCGCTCGTAGAACACTGAGTTGGAGGCGATGTGAATGGCAGATTGGCTGTCACAGTAGGTGCTGATGGGCTTGGTGAGAGGCATTTCTATGTCCTTCGAAATGAAACTGAGCCAAATAGCCTCCTTAGTAGCAGCGGCGAGCGCCCGATATTCAGCTTCGCCTGAACTACAAGCAACTGTCACTTGCTTTTAGCTCTTTCATAAAACCAGGGCAGTGTCGATGTAGAAGCAGTAGGCTGTCACAGATCTTCTTGAACCAGGACATGCCGTCCAATCAGAATCAGCAAATCCAGTGATACAGAGATCAGAGGTGGCAATGCCAGTGGCAGGTGAAGCTTTGATGTATTTAATGATTCGATGGACAGCACTGAGGTTAGAAGTAGTGGGGTGGTCAAGGTATTGACTGAACTTTCCAATGGCAAAGCTAATGTCAGGTCGGGTGTTAGTCAAATAGAGCAATTTTTCAACTAACTTTCAATATTCTGTGGAATCTGAGAGAGGAACGCCTTCATTTTTGCTGAGTTTGGTACTGTAGTCGATAGGGGTAGAAGCAGGCTTGCAGTTCTCAAAACCAGCATCTTTCAAGATATCCATAGCATACTTTCTTTGATTAAGAAGAATGCCCTCTTTCGATCATGCAACCTCCATCCCAATAAAGAATTTCAAATTTCCAATGTCCTTGATTTTGAACCTATCATCGAAGACTATTTTGACAGCATTAATTTCTCCCAAATCATTTACAGCCAATATCAAATTGTCAACGTAAACTAACAATGCAGTGAATCCAAATTTAGTTTGCTTAGTAAACAAACTATAATAAGCCTTTGATTGAACAAAACCCAACTCAACCAGAATACATTTTAACTTTGTATTCCGCTGTCGACTCGCTTGTTTTAGACCATAAAGCGACTTTTCAAGTTTGCACACTTGGCTAGCTTTGACGTTCAACCCTTGATGTGGTTTCATGTACACCTCCTCATCCAAATCGCCATGCAAGAATGCTGTATTGACATCAATTTGCTTGAGGAACCATCCCTTTGCCGCAACCACAGCCAAGACAACTCTCAAGCTGCCCAGCTTCATCACAGGGCTAAATGTGTCCCGATAATCAATCCCAGGGACTTGGGTGAATCCCTTCGCTACTAATCATGCCTTGTACCATTCAATGCTACCATCAGGGTTGTATTTCACTTTGAAAATCCACTTGTTGCCAATTGCCTTCTTGTCGGGTGGAAGTGAAGTGAGCTTCCAAGTTTGACTTTGCTCAAGAGCTTGGAGTTCATTCTTAATAGTATCAACCCAACAAGATTGAGTAATTACTTCACTTTAGTGCTTGGGTTTAATGTTAGAAGATATGGCTAGAGAATATACAGTATGTGATgcagaaaattttttatatgacaAATAATTCGATAAAGGGTACCTTTCAGATTTTTGGAGTGGAAGCCGAGAAGTGGTAGCATTTAGACAATGATAGTCTTGCAAATGTGATGGTGCTCTGCGAATTCTTGTTGATTTTCTTAACAGGGGGCAGTGGTGATGCATGTTGAGGTGCAAGTGTGTGATTTTGtggcatatttgtttgattagGTGATGGAGATTGAATTGATGGTGTATGTGATGAATTGAAATTTTGTGAGgcatcattattattgttggaaGTCTCAGTGTGTGAGTTGGATGCATGTGATGCTTGATGATTAGTGTGTGCTGTGTGAGGTTGAAGAATGATGGCATATGCAAAGGGGTCAATTTTGAACTGAATAGAAGATGCAGTATGTGTGCTTTGGTCAGGGTGTGTGCTTAAGTATGGAAAATGATGTTCATAGAAGGACACATTTCTTGAAGTAAATATCTCTCTAGTCTTTAGATCAATTAAGAGATATCCCATGATACCCTCCCTGAAACCCAAAAATGCACACCTTTTGGATCTTGGATCCAGTTTCTTTCGATTTGCTTGGAGTGTAGTGGCATATGCCAGATACCCAAACACCCTTAAATGAGATATGTCAGGTAAAGAGTTATGCAAAGCTTGATAAGGTGATAAATTATTCCAAAAATTTGATAGTAATCTATTCATGATGTGAACTAAATATAAAACTGCATATTGTCAAAAATACTTGGGGACATTTGAGTGAAAGAAAATTGCTCTAGTTATTTCAAGAATGTATTGATGTTTTCGTTCAACAATACCATAATGTTGAGGAGTTTCAATACATGATCTTTGGTGTAATATACCAGTTTCATTGAAGAAAGAATGCATCATAAATCCAGTTCTATTATCGAACTTTATACATCTGATTTGCTGTCGTACTGTGttttaacaaaatttacaaagaatTTAATGAGATCAGTAACTTcagttttgtttttcatgaaaaATACCCAAGTGAACCTTGTTTTATCGTCCACTATGGTTAAGAAATATCTATGTCCTCCCATAGAAGGAATGGCCAGTGGGCCCCAAACATCCACATGAATTAAATCAAAGAAAGTTAATAAAACTGTGCTACTATTATTGAATGATAATCTCTTTTGCCTTACTAGATGACATGAGTCACAAGGCTGTACATCAGTGTCACAATGAATGAATCTGAAaattttcttcatttctttcatTCTATGAAATGGTGCATGACCTAACCTAAAATGTCATAACTTTGTGTTTGAAATATTCAGTATTGACATGTTTACATGAGTTTTATTTGATACCTGTGTAATTTCTGATCGCGTAGCATCACAATTCAAGGTATAAAGGCCACCACACACTCTAGCTGCTCCAATCGTCTTCTTCGAGAATAAATCCTGTATCTCACAATCGTCATCAGTAAAACTCATTTTACAATACAAATATTTTGTAGCTTTTGATACTGATATCAACTTGAAATTGAAAGATGGGACGTGTAATACATTTATGAGGTACagtttgtttaaaaatttgatagttCCAACAATATTGCTAATGGTTTGTGCACCATTAGGCAACCGAATAATTATAGGAGCTATCTTGAAATGAGTTTGAAAATCTTCTAGGCAATAGGATACGTGAACAGTAGTTCCTGTATCTATTATCCAACAACCATGTTTTGGTGCAGAAATGTTTAAAGCCAACATGCTTGACTTAAAATGCATCATATACACTAACTTACCTTAATGAGGTACTTATTCTAGGGTTGTGATTTGGTTAGCACTGTGGATCTGCTTTGCCTCTCCTTTGTTGAGTAAAGCTAGTAGGGGTGATTTTTGCTCTGGAGTAAAGTcaacattggaagttccattTTCTTCCACACAGCCAGAATCGTCAATGCCATCGCCATTTATTTTAGCACTGAAATTCACTGCTCCCAAACCTCCGTTCAAGTTCAGATTTCTGTCTAAGATGGGGGAACCATGTTTCTTGTAACATACATCCACTGTGTAGCCTCCTTTACCACAGTATGAACTCTGCATTCTATCTCTTTTCGTTTGTCCTCTTCCAGAGCCTTGGAATCTACCTCCTCTACCTTTTCCTCTCCCTCTGCCTTGTGAGGTCACAGCAGTGTTGAAGAAATTGGTAGAGTGTAACAAGATCTTGGGATTTATGGTATCATCCATTGTCTGGTTTTGTCTTTCTTGTCTAGTCATCATGGAAAACACAGCCTTTAAATCTGGCAGTGGCTCCATTAGCATGACCTGAGTTCTAACATTCACAAACTGTTCATTAAGTCCTCTTAGGAATCTAGTTACATGATTTTCCATTCTATACTTTCGCATTTCTCTTAATCCACAAGTACACACAGATTTACAATTGCAGGGTGGATTTGGCCTGAAATCATCAAATTCTTCCCATAGTGACTTCAGCTTTGTGAAGTATTGTGTCACGCTCATTTCTCCTTGTCTTGTTCCATATAGCTCCTCCTGCAGTTCTGTAATTCAAAATCTATCACCTGTATGATACCAGTGTTTCAGGTCATCCCAAAGCTCATATGCAACCTTGTTTCACATCATGCTTCGGGTGATTTCAGGGTTCAGCGAGATTTTAATCCAGGCTAAGACATATATATTACATCTATCCCACAGTTCAAACAATGGATCATTTTTATCAGGTTTCTTTAAACTTCCATCAACAAATTTTTAGCTTGTTTTTCGATTTTAGGACTAACAACATCGCATTGCTCCAACTACTGTAATTCTCGCCATCAAGAATGGTAGGGATGAGGGGAATACCAGTATTTTCGAAAGGAGGAAGGTAGAAGTGGCTCGATGAATCTTGGCTAGGG is part of the Arachis duranensis cultivar V14167 chromosome 1, aradu.V14167.gnm2.J7QH, whole genome shotgun sequence genome and encodes:
- the LOC127747473 gene encoding protodermal factor 1-like, with product MENQAFAVTMYPRLIAEKIHACFWSNHPGLIFGVLGWWGTLGNAFGVTSIPGMSSGITLPQALSNTRKDGIGALLREGTASYLNSLVNHKFPYTTSQVRDQFAASITSNKAAAAQAQLFKMANEGRTKPNF
- the LOC107478615 gene encoding uncharacterized protein LOC107478615, whose amino-acid sequence is MSVTQYFTKLKSLWEEFDDFRPNPPCNCKSVCTCGLREMRKYRMENHVTRFLRGLNEQFVNVRTQVMLMEPLPDLKAVFSMMTRQERQNQTMDDTINPKILLHSTNFFNTAVTSQGRGRGKGRGGRFQGSGRGQTKRDRMQSSYCGKGGYTVDVCYKKHGSPILDRNLNLNGGLGAVNFSAKINGDGIDDSGCVEENGTSNVDFTPEQKSPLLALLNKGEAKQIHSANQITTLE